From the genome of Podospora pseudoanserina strain CBS 124.78 chromosome 7 map unlocalized CBS124.78p_7.2, whole genome shotgun sequence, one region includes:
- the NDE1_2 gene encoding NADH:ubiquinone oxidoreductase (EggNog:ENOG503NTXJ; COG:U) produces MSSSSRALAQLAVPRSGAALLQSSSQVPRLFIQSSRKTVAARPAFGSLQGPVSRQFRRGYADQAAPAPQPPKKRRFRTLRWAWRLGYLSAIAGVAYIGYGIYEDRHPEPQTEPDPTKKTLVILGTGWGSVSLLKRLDTENYNVIVISPRNYFLFTPLLPSCTTGTIEHRSIMEPIRTILRSKKASVRFYEAEASSIDPDRKVVRIFDNSEVKGDMTETEVPYDMLVVGVGAENATFGIPGVREHSCFLKEIGDAQRIRKRIMDCVETAAFKDQSPEEIDRLMHMVVVGGGPTGVEFAGELQDFFEEDIKKLVPEISDRFRVTLIEALPNVLPSFSKQLIEYTESTFKEEKINIHTKTMVKKVTDKTVEAVATRPDGTKETIVFPYGLLVWATGNAVRPVVQDLMQRIPAQKNSRRGLAVNEYLVVQGARDIWAVGDCAVAGYAPTAQVASQEGNFLARLFNNMARTEALENKIAELSGSLNLQPGNTAEISREIEEYERQLRRIKDVKPFHYSHQGSLAYIGSEKAVADVTWFNGNVAAAGGLTYLFWRSAYISMCFSTRNRLLVINDWLKSKLFGRDLSRE; encoded by the exons atgtcctcgtcgtcgcgAGCCCTCGCACAGCTTGCGGTGCCCCGTTCGGGTGCCGCTTTGCTCCAGTCCTCCTCCCAGGTCCCCAGATTATTCATCCAGTCATCACGCAAGACTGTGGCCGCCAGACCTGCCTTTGGTAGCTTACAAGGACCTGTCTCGAGGCAGTTCAGGCGCGGGTATGCCGACCAGGCTGCTCCTGCCCCTCAGCCCCCCAAGAAGCGCCGCTTCCGGACGCTGAGGTGGGCGTGGAGGTTGGGATACCTCTCTGCCATCGCCGGTGTCGCCTACATCGGCTACGGCATCTACGAGGACAGACACCCAGAACCCCAGACCGAGCCAGACCCGACCAAGAAGACGCTTGTCATTCTCG GCACCGGCTGGGGCTCTGTCTCCCTCCTGAAGCGTCTCGACACCGAAAACTACAATGTCATCGTCATCTCGCCGCGCAACTacttcctcttcaccccccttctcccatcATGCACGACCGGCACCATCGAGCACCGCTCCATCATGGAGCCCATCCGCACAATTCTGCGCTCCAAGAAGGCGAGCGTAAGATTCTACGAGGCCGAAGCTAGTTCCATCGACCCCGACCGCAAGGTGGTGCGCATCTTTGACAACTCGGAAGTCAAGGGTGACATGACCGAGACCGAGGTCCCCTACGACatgctggtggttggtgttggtgccgaGAACGCGACCTTTGGCATCCCTGGCGTCCGCGAGCACTCATGCTTCCTGAAGGAGATTGGTGACGCTCAAAGAATCCGCAAAAGGATCATGGACTGCGTCGAGACGGCTGCCTTCAAGGACCAGTCGCCCGAGGAGATTGACCGTCTCATGcacatggtggtggttggcggtggccCGACTGGTGTCGAGTTCGCCGGCGAGCTGCAGGACTTCTTCGAGgaggacatcaagaagctggttCCCGAGATCAGCGACCGCTTCCGCGTGACGCTGATCGAGGCTCTCCCCAACGTCCTCCCTAGCTTCTCCAAGCAGCTCATCGAGTACACCGAGAGCACCttcaaggaggaaaagatcaACATTCACACCAAGACCATGGTCAAGAAGGTCACAGACAAGACGGTTGAGGCTGTGGCTACTCGCCCCGACGGCACCAAGGAGACGATTGTATTCCCCTACGGTCTTCTCGTCTGGGCTACCGGCAACGCCGTCCGTCCCGTCGTCCAGGATCTCATGCAGCGTATCCCTGCGCAAAAGAACTCTCGCCGCGGCCTCGCTGTAAACGAGTACCTTGTTGTGCAGGGTGCCCGCGACATCTGGGCTGTCGGTGACTGCGCTGTTGCCGGCTACGCCCCCACCGCCCAGGTTGCCAGTCAAGAGGGCAACTTCCTCGCGCGCCTGTTCAACAACATGGCCAGGACTGAGGCTCTCGAGAACAAGATTGCTGAGCTCAGCGGTTCTCTCAACCTCCAGCCCGGCAACACGGCCGAGATCTCGCGCGAAATTGAGGAGTATGAGCGTCAGCTCCGCCGCATCAAGGACGTGAAGCCCTTCCACTACAGTCACCAGGGTTCCCTCGCTTATATTGGCAGCGAGAAGGCTGTCGCTGACGTCACATGGTTCAACGGCAacgttgccgccgccggtggtTTGACCTACCTCTTTTGGAGAAGCGCCTACATCAGTATGTGCTTCAGCACCAGGAATCGTCTGCTGGTCATCAACGACTGGCTCAAGTCCAAGCTCTTTGGTCGCGATCTTTCTCGCGAGTAG
- a CDS encoding uncharacterized protein (EggNog:ENOG503P4HJ; COG:S) → MSTTDTAPAEIPSQQQPIADLPSGDPIPSPSKPLTTPPNTLPLTTLLANLPSSTNLFLSRLEKCMSTPSGIDTVMLLLCYTSKLAASVLTSGHITTLLSKTSQPIARKTLATLLAKRLNNLSALMSESRVILRLWALLGIYSWGRSIVSSPTTSITAKTLDYIRLVLCVLLQGLENGAYLSFRGVMGWSPEQQGRAYKWSARFWGAFVGIEIGKLLAERVGRKVQKKDGEEEKKESREWKRKLAKSLAWAPLTVHWSVDGGLPGVTEGVVGLLASVPGVIQMGDLWETVTK, encoded by the coding sequence ATGTCCACCACCGACACCGCCCCGGCCGaaatcccctcccaacaacaacccatcGCCGACCTCCCCTCAGGCGATccaatcccctccccctccaaaccgttgaccaccccccccaacaccctccccctaaccaccctcctcgccaacctcccctcctccacaaacttgttcctctcccgcctcgaGAAATGCATGTCCACCCCCTCAGGGATCGACACAgtgatgctgttgctgtgctACACCTCCAAACTCGCCGCCTCAGTCCTCACCTCTGGTCACAtaaccaccctcctctccaaaacctcccaacccatcgCCCGCAAaaccctcgccaccctcctcgccaaacgtctcaacaacctctcgGCGTTGATGTCCGAGTCAAGGGTTATCCTCCGCCTCTGGGCGCTATTGGGGATCTACTCCTGGGGCCGCTCCatcgtctcctcccccacgacatccatcaccgccaaaaCGCTGGATTATATCCGGCTTGTCCTCTGTGTTTTGCTTCAGGGGCTGGAGAACGGGGCGTACTTGAGTTtcaggggggtgatggggtggagTCCGGAGCAGCAGGGGAGGGCGTACAAATGGTCGGCTaggttttggggggcgtTTGTTGGGATCGAGATTGGGAAGTTGCTTGCTGAGCGGGTGGGCAGGAAGGTTCAGAAgaaggatggagaggaagagaagaaggagtcGAGGgagtggaagaggaagctggcCAAGAGTTTGGCTTGGGCGCCGTTGACGGTGCATTGGAGtgtggatgggggtttgCCGGGAGtgacggagggggtggtggggttgttggctaGTGTGCCGGGGGTGATTCAGATGGGGGATTTGTGGGAGACGGTGACGAAAtag